The following are encoded in a window of Fretibacter rubidus genomic DNA:
- a CDS encoding tyrosine-type recombinase/integrase, whose product MRQKPFQKKSDAVSWSFEADRRTETGRGIIAPKVSGFSTFGQLIDLHIADMIEVDKPLGRSKDFALRTLHKHLGRVRIPHLTRAKVIEYGRLRAKEGAGPATLSADISYVHTIITHAAAVHGVNISTEQVDLARVALRRLGLIGRSNERDRRPTQSELDRLISYFENFAKTDMPIARIIKFAVATGMRQGEICRINWEDVDARTRCVVLRDRKDPRNKQGNDQRVPMINLTGYDAWALLEEQRFHSSVTGRIFP is encoded by the coding sequence ATGCGTCAAAAACCTTTTCAAAAAAAGTCTGATGCTGTCTCTTGGTCATTTGAAGCTGATCGAAGAACTGAAACAGGACGAGGAATAATAGCACCTAAAGTTAGTGGATTTAGTACATTTGGGCAACTCATCGACTTACATATCGCAGATATGATTGAGGTCGATAAACCATTAGGAAGATCCAAAGATTTTGCTCTCCGTACTCTTCACAAGCATCTTGGGAGAGTTCGCATCCCTCACCTCACTCGAGCAAAAGTTATAGAATATGGCAGACTTCGGGCCAAGGAAGGTGCAGGCCCTGCAACCCTATCAGCAGACATATCCTATGTTCACACAATTATCACCCACGCTGCCGCTGTGCACGGTGTCAACATATCTACAGAGCAAGTAGATTTGGCCAGAGTCGCGTTAAGACGGTTAGGCCTGATTGGTCGGTCGAACGAACGAGACAGACGCCCTACTCAATCAGAGCTAGATAGGCTTATTAGCTATTTCGAGAACTTTGCCAAAACTGATATGCCTATCGCTAGGATAATCAAATTTGCTGTAGCGACCGGTATGCGACAAGGCGAGATATGTAGAATAAATTGGGAGGACGTTGATGCCAGGACGCGATGTGTCGTTTTGCGCGATAGAAAAGACCCAAGGAATAAACAAGGCAATGACCAACGGGTCCCAATGATTAATCTTACAGGGTATGACGCATGGGCATTACTTGAGGAACAAAGGTTTCACTCAAGCGTAACAGGACGAATTTTTCCTTAA
- a CDS encoding tyrosine-type recombinase/integrase, producing MGIEDLKFHDFRHEATSRLFEAGLSIEKVALVTGHKDWKMLKRYTHLDPAVVFAEYRPPEPSHLSSVRPI from the coding sequence TTGGGTATCGAAGATCTTAAGTTCCATGATTTTCGGCATGAAGCGACCAGCAGATTGTTTGAGGCCGGACTAAGCATTGAAAAAGTAGCGCTTGTTACAGGTCATAAAGACTGGAAAATGCTAAAACGTTACACTCACCTCGACCCTGCCGTCGTTTTTGCCGAATATAGGCCACCAGAGCCAAGTCACCTATCATCTGTAAGGCCCATATAA
- a CDS encoding helix-turn-helix domain-containing protein has product MERELDGLPQQKRQESKIDSPYKTVEEAAEYLRLNPRTLNNMRCAGKGPCFHKHGRRVLYHIDELARWSGLTKQIMQEPDMDTYSLFA; this is encoded by the coding sequence ATGGAAAGAGAACTTGATGGCTTACCTCAGCAGAAGAGGCAAGAAAGTAAAATTGATAGTCCGTATAAGACAGTAGAAGAGGCTGCAGAGTATTTGCGTTTAAATCCACGTACTTTGAACAACATGAGATGTGCTGGAAAGGGTCCTTGCTTTCATAAACACGGACGACGAGTGCTTTACCATATTGATGAGTTGGCTAGATGGTCGGGCTTAACCAAACAAATCATGCAAGAACCTGATATGGATACGTATAGTCTTTTTGCTTGA
- a CDS encoding DUF736 domain-containing protein, with translation MANIGTFKPMEKGGYQGTIVTMMTSRKVRIVPNEKKKSENSPDYFVKSGRCDLGVGWNETSEPDDDKEPVDYVSIKFDGPEMYKPFNAALLDREDGADLVWSRPKSN, from the coding sequence ATGGCTAATATAGGTACATTTAAACCCATGGAAAAAGGCGGCTATCAAGGCACGATAGTCACCATGATGACGAGCCGAAAGGTACGCATTGTTCCCAATGAAAAGAAGAAATCTGAGAATAGCCCGGATTACTTCGTCAAATCCGGCCGTTGTGATCTCGGTGTCGGATGGAATGAGACATCTGAACCAGACGATGACAAAGAGCCGGTGGATTACGTTAGCATCAAGTTTGACGGCCCAGAAATGTATAAACCGTTTAACGCAGCGCTCCTTGATCGTGAAGACGGGGCAGACTTGGTTTGGTCGCGGCCTAAATCAAACTAG
- a CDS encoding DUF2274 domain-containing protein, whose amino-acid sequence MADKPNLKLPKLQQHKPVKVPVTLPHELNADLEAYAAIYEKAYGEKQSIGALIPSMLAGFLASDTGFKKAKRELA is encoded by the coding sequence ATGGCTGATAAGCCGAACCTTAAGTTACCAAAATTGCAGCAGCACAAACCCGTCAAAGTTCCGGTGACGCTGCCGCACGAACTCAATGCAGATTTGGAGGCTTATGCCGCCATTTATGAGAAGGCCTATGGAGAGAAACAGTCCATTGGCGCGCTCATCCCGTCCATGCTTGCCGGCTTCTTAGCCAGCGATACTGGATTTAAGAAGGCTAAGCGCGAGCTGGCTTAA
- a CDS encoding TrbI/VirB10 family protein: MKQAFIDRENDEIYNSHGLVSPRSPYQVMAGNLIPASLVTGLNSDLPGQVIGQVTENVFDTVTGQHLLIPQGSRLMGRYDSVIAFGQSRALVVWTRLILPNGDSIQLDNLPGSDAQGFAGLKDKVDRHTWQFIKGAALSSLLSIGSELASDDGDRLTRALQNAGQDTANIAGQRIIDRNLNVQPTLKIRQGWRFNVIVSRDLILKPYGG; encoded by the coding sequence TTGAAACAAGCATTCATAGACCGCGAGAATGACGAGATTTACAATAGTCACGGACTCGTCTCGCCACGCTCACCTTATCAGGTCATGGCGGGTAATCTTATTCCGGCTTCATTGGTCACAGGGCTTAATTCTGACTTGCCGGGACAGGTTATCGGCCAAGTCACCGAAAACGTCTTTGATACCGTAACAGGGCAGCATTTATTAATACCGCAGGGATCTCGTCTTATGGGGCGTTACGATAGCGTTATTGCGTTCGGGCAGAGCAGGGCGCTTGTCGTTTGGACGCGGCTTATTCTGCCCAATGGTGACAGCATTCAGCTTGATAATTTACCAGGGTCCGATGCCCAAGGTTTTGCAGGCCTCAAGGACAAGGTGGATCGACATACATGGCAGTTCATTAAAGGGGCTGCGCTTTCGTCATTATTATCAATAGGGTCAGAGCTTGCCAGTGATGACGGCGACCGCCTTACGCGCGCACTTCAAAATGCAGGCCAGGACACGGCTAATATAGCAGGGCAGCGCATCATTGACCGTAACCTCAATGTGCAGCCCACACTCAAAATACGGCAGGGATGGCGGTTTAACGTCATCGTCAGCCGTGATCTCATTCTTAAACCCTATGGAGGATAG